The genomic segment CTATCTCCGGTGGATATTCTAACACTGCAGCCGGTGGGGATGCCGCCATCGGCGGCGGATACCAAAACGCAGCGTCCAACTGGTATACTACCGTTAGCGGCGGATACAAAAACAACGCGAGTAGCTCGGCTGCCACCGTCGGCGGCGGATACGATAACAGCGCAAGCAATACCAATGCGACAGTCAGCGGTGGAAAGGAAAACACCGCAAGCGGAATTAATTCCGCAATCGGCGGCGGATACCGAAACGAAGCAAGCGGCTATTATTCCACAATCCCCGGCGGATTAGCAGATACCGTCTCCGGCGATTGGTCTTTCGCTTTCGGGAACAATGTAACCGTAGTCGATAATTATACCGCGGTGTTCTTCAATTCCGGGAATCCCGGAGAAATTGGAATCAACAACGAGACCCCGACTTCCGCGCTCGATGTCAATGGCGATATCGAGGTCGGCGCGACCGATGCATTCTATTTCGGCGACCCGACAACCGATGGCACATGGCGCATAATAAGAGTCGGAACCGATCTCCAATTCCAGCTCCGCGTAGGTGGGGCCTGGGTGAACAAGATGGGAATAACTCCATAGGCCGCGCAGGGGAGGCAATGGGGAATGTATAATGTAGAATGGGGAGTTTGAAAACGATGATTGGCGAGGAGTGAATAATGCGTGAAACCAATGTCAAAGAGGAAGCGCAGAATCTGTTGGAAAAGTTGCCGGATAATGCAACCTGGGACGATTTAATGTTCGAGATTTATGTTCGTCAAACTATCGAAGCCGGGCTCGAGGATAGCAAAGCCGGTCGAACTACAGATGTCGGGGAAGTTCGAGCTAAATTCGGTTTGTCAAAATGAGAGCATATTGGACAGGCGCGGCAATAAAACATCTATCGGCAATCTACGATTATATTGCGCAAGACTCGCCTGTGTATGCTAAACGGATGATCGATAGATTAACACAGCGCTCGGAGCAAATTGCATCTTTTCCTCTTTCGGGACGCATGGTGACAGAATATGAGGCGGAAGATATACGGGAAATTATAGAAAGGTCATATCGGATCATTTATCGAATAAAACCCGAGCAGATCGATGTTTTAGCAGTGATCCACTGTGGGCGGTTGTTGCCGGAAGATGTATAAAGAATGTATAATGTCCAATGGGGAGATTGAAAACGACGATTATGAACGACCAGATTCAAAATATCATCTGTCATTGCGAGGAGCATTGCGACGTGGCAATCTTCCCGAATCACAACGAGATTGCGACGCCTACGGCTCGCAATGACGGCGTTGGGGACATCGGAAACATCCGTAGGGAAGGGTCTTGCACCCTCCCGATTATCGCCGGTCGGCGCGTGCCGACCGGGAGCACACGTGGGTGCTCCCCTACGGGCGCGTTCCCGGCGCCCTTCGACGAAACCGGCGGCGTGGTGGCGGAAATGCCCGCCGAGGACACGATGACCAATGTGCCGTTCAATATTCAGTATGACTGCGAGATTATGCACGGGATGACGATTTATGTTTGGGTTCGCGCCCGCAATGGCGAGGATGTTACGGACTGGGCGGAAGTTGCGAGTTTGGATGTGCCGGCATGACCGGTATCAGGCGCGCGGCGGATTTAACGGAGACCATTGAAATTAGGAAATAAAATGAAAAAGACAAAGTTAGTTGTGGCAATTATGATGCTCATTGGATTAGCAATGGGCACGAGTCTGATGGCTGCAGGAACAGAACCACTTGGTTCTCCGCGGGAAGTATCGACTTTGGACCATTTATTATGGATAAGCACCAACAGCAGTTCCTGGGGTGATGACTTCATCCAAACCGCTAATATCGATGCCTCGGCTACAAATACGTGGAACTATAATGGATTGACTTATGACGGCTGGTCACCCATCGGAAATGTTACAACCAGATTCGAGGGCAACTACGATGGCAATGGTTTTACCATCGATGGATTATTCATTAACCGCACCACAAATTATATTGGGTTTTTTGGTTATGCGTCTGGAGCAACCATTCAGGATATTGGTGTAACCAATGTGAATATAACCGGTGCAGAGCAAGTCGGCGGTTTGTTGGGAAGGAATTATGACTCTTCAATCATCAGTAACAGCTATAGCACCGGAAGTGTGAGTGGTTCTAGTTTCGTTGGCGGTTTGGTGGGATATACTTATAATTCAACCGTAAGTAACAACTATAGCACCGGAAGTGTGAGTGGTTCTAATTC from the bacterium genome contains:
- a CDS encoding type II toxin-antitoxin system RelE/ParE family toxin gives rise to the protein MRAYWTGAAIKHLSAIYDYIAQDSPVYAKRMIDRLTQRSEQIASFPLSGRMVTEYEAEDIREIIERSYRIIYRIKPEQIDVLAVIHCGRLLPEDV